Proteins encoded by one window of Bradyrhizobium sp. B097:
- the garD gene encoding galactarate dehydratase produces MDQSIGAHEQPRYIKLNARDNVAIVVNDFGLPAGSRFACGLTLRTFVPQGHKTALEDIAEGAAIVRYGEVIGHALSPILAGEWVDEARIRMPDAPPLDQLEIATAVPPALPPLEGFTFEGFRNPDGSVGTKNILGISSSVQCVKGTMEYAVKRIRAELLPKYPNVDDVVPLTHAYGCGVAIAAPDAVVPIRTLQNLALNPNFGGEILVIGLGCEKLAPERLVPEGVSDAIVRMQDEAFDGFGAIVDAVMTQAEARLKVLNARTRETCPAADLVIGLQCGGSDAFSGVTANPAVGFAADLLVRAGATVMFSEVTEVRDAIQLLTRRAVNEEVGRALIREMAWYDAYLARGGADRSANTTPGNKKGGLANIVEKSLGSIVKSGSGPIAGVLSPGEKARQKGMLFAATPASDFICGTLQLASGMTLQVFTTGRGTPYGLAAAPVIKVATRSELARRWKDLIDFDAGCIATGEKTIEETGWDLFRLILDVASGRTKPWSDRWGIHNDLTLFNPAPVT; encoded by the coding sequence ATGGACCAGTCGATCGGCGCGCACGAGCAGCCCCGCTACATCAAGCTCAACGCGCGCGACAATGTCGCGATCGTCGTGAATGATTTCGGCTTGCCCGCCGGCTCGCGCTTCGCCTGCGGCCTGACGCTGCGCACCTTCGTGCCGCAGGGCCACAAGACCGCGCTGGAGGACATCGCCGAGGGCGCGGCGATCGTCCGCTATGGCGAGGTGATCGGCCATGCGCTGTCGCCGATCCTGGCCGGCGAATGGGTCGACGAGGCACGCATCCGCATGCCCGACGCGCCGCCGCTCGATCAGCTCGAGATCGCAACCGCGGTGCCGCCGGCGCTGCCGCCGCTCGAAGGCTTTACCTTCGAAGGCTTTCGCAATCCCGACGGATCGGTCGGCACCAAGAACATCCTCGGCATCTCCTCCTCCGTGCAATGCGTCAAGGGCACGATGGAATACGCAGTCAAGCGCATCCGCGCCGAGCTCTTGCCGAAATATCCCAATGTCGATGACGTCGTGCCGCTGACCCACGCCTATGGTTGCGGCGTCGCGATCGCGGCGCCCGACGCCGTGGTGCCGATCCGCACATTGCAGAACCTCGCGCTCAATCCGAATTTCGGCGGCGAGATCCTGGTCATAGGCCTCGGCTGCGAGAAGCTTGCGCCGGAGCGGCTGGTGCCCGAAGGCGTCAGCGATGCCATCGTGCGGATGCAGGACGAAGCCTTTGACGGCTTCGGCGCCATCGTCGACGCCGTCATGACCCAGGCCGAGGCCCGCCTGAAGGTGCTCAACGCCCGCACGCGCGAGACCTGCCCGGCCGCCGATCTCGTGATCGGCCTGCAATGCGGCGGCAGCGATGCGTTCTCCGGCGTCACGGCGAACCCCGCGGTCGGCTTCGCGGCGGACCTCTTGGTTCGCGCCGGCGCGACCGTGATGTTCTCCGAAGTCACCGAGGTGCGCGACGCGATCCAGCTTCTGACCCGCCGCGCCGTCAACGAGGAGGTCGGCCGCGCGCTGATCCGCGAGATGGCCTGGTACGACGCCTATCTCGCCCGCGGCGGCGCCGACCGCAGCGCCAACACCACACCGGGCAACAAGAAGGGCGGGCTTGCCAACATCGTCGAAAAGTCACTCGGCTCGATCGTCAAATCCGGCTCCGGCCCGATCGCGGGCGTGCTGTCGCCCGGCGAGAAGGCGCGGCAAAAGGGCATGCTGTTCGCCGCGACACCGGCGAGCGACTTCATCTGCGGCACCTTGCAGCTCGCCTCCGGCATGACCTTGCAGGTGTTCACGACCGGCCGCGGCACGCCCTATGGCCTTGCCGCCGCGCCCGTCATCAAGGTCGCGACCCGCAGCGAGCTGGCTCGGCGCTGGAAGGACCTGATCGATTTCGACGCCGGCTGCATCGCGACCGGCGAGAAGACGATCGAGGAAACCGGCTGGGACCTGTTCCGCCTGATCCTCGACGTCGCGAGCGGCCGGACCAAGCCGTGGTCGGACCGCTGGGGCATTCACAACGATCTCACGCTGTTCAACCCGGCGCCGGTCACCTAG
- a CDS encoding ABC transporter ATP-binding protein: MSALETSAPVSPRASADRRVEVKGLSKSFQLARTTIEAVRDVSFDVRRGEFVALLGPSGSGKSTVLNMIASLIRPTGGEILIDGKRVVPGKATPDVGYVFQRDTLFPWRTVADNIGYGLELSGVPAQERKERIAQCVAQAGLKGFENAYPSALSGGMRQRAALMRTLIVEPQILLMDEPFGALDTHTKIDMHEVLLRIWEREQQTVLFVTHDLGEALTLADRIILFSARPGRIKDMFAVDFARPRDAVKVRETPRYAELFQHIWHSLGEEFVKGRSA; the protein is encoded by the coding sequence TTGAGCGCGCTCGAGACGAGCGCACCCGTATCGCCGCGCGCCTCGGCCGATCGCCGCGTCGAGGTCAAGGGCCTGAGCAAGTCGTTCCAGCTCGCCAGGACCACGATCGAGGCGGTTCGTGACGTCAGCTTCGACGTTCGACGCGGCGAGTTCGTCGCGCTGCTCGGCCCGTCGGGCTCCGGCAAGAGCACCGTGCTCAACATGATCGCCTCGCTGATCCGCCCCACCGGCGGCGAGATCCTGATCGACGGCAAGCGCGTCGTTCCCGGCAAGGCGACGCCCGATGTCGGCTACGTGTTCCAGCGCGACACGCTGTTCCCCTGGCGGACCGTCGCCGACAATATCGGCTACGGGCTGGAGCTATCGGGCGTGCCGGCTCAGGAACGGAAAGAGCGCATCGCGCAATGCGTCGCGCAGGCAGGCTTGAAGGGATTTGAGAACGCCTATCCATCGGCGCTATCAGGGGGCATGCGCCAGCGCGCGGCGTTGATGCGGACGCTGATCGTCGAGCCGCAGATACTCTTGATGGACGAGCCATTCGGTGCGCTCGACACCCACACCAAGATCGACATGCACGAGGTGCTGCTGCGGATCTGGGAGCGCGAGCAGCAGACGGTGCTGTTCGTCACCCACGATCTCGGCGAGGCGCTGACCTTGGCCGACCGCATCATCCTGTTCTCGGCGCGGCCGGGCCGCATCAAGGACATGTTCGCGGTCGACTTCGCGCGCCCGCGCGATGCGGTGAAGGTGCGCGAGACCCCGCGCTATGCCGAGCTGTTCCAGCACATCTGGCACTCGCTCGGAGAGGAATTCGTCAAGGGCCGCAGCGCATGA
- a CDS encoding ABC transporter permease, with product MRRYGILSTIGWQVLICAIVLSVWQWGYDLRTWLPWLVPDLLDPYFISKPSMIFDNFLIQSCLKSKLGVFNGWFNGEFAKCLARNENNLWAATAITLKNTFFGFVTGVVSGFVAGLILGRSDRLSAIFQPFITAVNSIPRIALAPIIVLAFGIGDMSKIVTSWIVVVFLVFFNTFEGARSIDEGFTNAARLLGASEWQITRTVVIPSTMAWVFASLTPAISFALIGVIVGEFIGAERGIGRLIIESEARGEASGMMVAVVVLMLVGVVLSAIIWRLQAYLLRWQRQRSAE from the coding sequence ATGAGGCGATACGGCATCCTCAGCACGATCGGTTGGCAGGTCCTGATCTGCGCGATCGTGCTGTCGGTGTGGCAATGGGGCTACGATCTGCGCACGTGGCTGCCGTGGCTGGTGCCCGACCTGCTCGATCCGTACTTCATCTCGAAGCCGTCGATGATCTTCGACAACTTCTTGATCCAGAGCTGCCTCAAATCGAAGCTGGGCGTCTTCAACGGCTGGTTCAACGGCGAGTTCGCAAAATGCCTGGCGCGCAACGAGAACAATCTCTGGGCCGCGACGGCGATCACGCTGAAGAACACCTTCTTCGGCTTCGTCACCGGCGTGGTCAGCGGCTTCGTCGCCGGGCTGATCCTCGGGCGATCCGACCGTCTCAGCGCGATCTTCCAGCCCTTCATCACCGCGGTGAATTCGATCCCGCGGATCGCGCTCGCGCCGATCATCGTGCTGGCGTTCGGGATCGGCGACATGTCGAAGATCGTGACCTCCTGGATCGTGGTCGTGTTCCTGGTGTTCTTCAACACCTTCGAGGGCGCGCGCTCAATCGACGAGGGCTTTACCAACGCGGCGCGGCTGCTCGGCGCCAGCGAATGGCAGATCACCCGCACCGTGGTGATCCCCTCGACCATGGCCTGGGTGTTCGCCTCGCTGACGCCCGCGATCTCTTTCGCACTGATCGGCGTGATCGTCGGCGAGTTCATCGGCGCCGAGCGCGGCATCGGCCGCCTCATCATCGAATCCGAGGCGCGCGGCGAGGCCTCGGGCATGATGGTCGCGGTCGTGGTGCTGATGCTGGTCGGCGTCGTGCTATCGGCGATCATCTGGCGGCTGCAGGCCTATCTGCTGCGCTGGCAGCGGCAGCGCAGCGCCGAGTAG
- a CDS encoding ABC transporter substrate-binding protein, which yields MARLTMPHLSRRSALTVIAAGGAALATGRAWAQAATGRAIYPVAVPVYQTQFVADRIGYFKEAGLDCKLVQGGSGVKTREIIASSQGDIGIGDVTHPMQLTNHGRAGRVLLPVDTRSNSVMFILRKDLKDQGINTLEAFTQWKRPDGRKPIVSVSSLGGTNHVWSSYYMETMGLDDKVTWIGTGNVDTMLGSLKSKQVDILVSSLSLLNEAQQQGWGELLFDGTDEAIWNKHIGGKVPVTAHFTLQATIDKDPAKMQAYVTALWRASQWIKAHKPAEVYDAIEPYVGSTSRDANLLEISAIQKVADYEGIVDAASFARGEKVWFREMTGIKPLKIADVINSNLIEAARKAYPG from the coding sequence ATGGCCCGCCTCACCATGCCCCACCTCTCAAGGCGATCGGCCTTGACGGTGATCGCCGCGGGCGGCGCGGCGCTGGCGACCGGGCGTGCGTGGGCGCAGGCAGCCACCGGGCGCGCGATCTATCCGGTCGCGGTGCCGGTCTATCAGACGCAATTTGTCGCGGACCGTATCGGCTACTTCAAGGAAGCCGGGCTCGACTGCAAGCTGGTGCAGGGCGGCAGCGGCGTGAAGACCCGCGAGATCATCGCCTCGTCGCAGGGCGACATCGGCATCGGCGACGTCACCCATCCGATGCAGCTGACCAACCACGGCCGCGCCGGGCGCGTGCTGCTGCCGGTCGACACACGGTCGAACTCGGTGATGTTCATCCTGCGCAAGGATCTGAAGGATCAGGGCATCAACACGCTGGAGGCCTTCACGCAATGGAAACGGCCTGACGGCCGCAAGCCGATCGTCTCGGTCTCCTCGCTCGGCGGCACCAACCATGTCTGGTCGTCTTACTACATGGAAACCATGGGGCTCGACGACAAGGTGACCTGGATCGGCACCGGCAATGTCGACACCATGCTGGGATCGCTGAAGTCGAAGCAGGTCGATATTCTCGTCAGCTCGCTGTCGCTGCTCAACGAGGCGCAGCAGCAGGGCTGGGGCGAATTGCTGTTCGACGGCACCGATGAGGCGATCTGGAACAAGCATATCGGCGGCAAGGTACCGGTGACCGCGCATTTCACGTTGCAGGCCACCATCGACAAGGATCCAGCCAAGATGCAGGCCTACGTCACCGCGCTGTGGCGCGCGTCGCAGTGGATCAAGGCGCACAAGCCGGCCGAGGTCTATGATGCCATCGAGCCCTATGTCGGCAGCACCTCGCGCGACGCCAATCTGCTGGAGATATCAGCGATCCAGAAGGTCGCGGACTATGAGGGCATTGTCGACGCGGCGAGCTTCGCGCGCGGCGAGAAGGTTTGGTTCCGCGAGATGACCGGCATCAAGCCGCTCAAGATCGCCGACGTGATCAACTCCAACCTCATCGAAGCGGCGCGAAAGGCCTATCCGGGTTGA
- a CDS encoding MFS transporter, translating into MSAIVSATDARRSRVRLLIVTMLFLVTTVNYADRATLSIAGPALSKELHLDPIAMGYVFSAFGWSYVIAQVPCGWLLDRYGSKWVYAISIIVWSIFTAMQGLVGFLSAGAAVVLLFGLRFLVGFAEAPSFPANARIVAAWFPGNERGTASAFFNSGQYFATVIFAPLMGWIAHEYGWRHVFYVMGGLGIIMGIAWIKTIYEPKDHPGINEAEFDYIKQGGALVDMDAAKAGKTHDSGPGWDHIRQLLANRMMLGVYIGQYCINTLTYFFLTWFPVYLVKERGLSILQAGFVATLPALCGFVGGVLGGVISDYLLRRTGSLTMARKIPIVGGMLLSMVIVACNYVDSQALVVGFMALAFFGKGIGALGWAVVSDTSPKEAGGISGGLFNTFGNLSSITTPIIIGYILAATGSFNGALVFVGANALVAAIAYLFIVGEIKRVQLKAA; encoded by the coding sequence ATGAGCGCAATTGTGTCCGCCACGGACGCGCGGCGATCCCGCGTCCGGCTGTTGATCGTGACGATGCTGTTTCTCGTCACCACCGTGAACTATGCCGATCGCGCCACGCTCTCGATCGCAGGCCCAGCCCTCTCCAAGGAACTGCATCTCGACCCCATCGCGATGGGTTACGTGTTCTCGGCCTTCGGCTGGTCCTATGTCATCGCGCAGGTACCGTGCGGCTGGCTGCTCGACCGCTACGGCTCCAAATGGGTCTATGCGATCAGCATCATCGTCTGGTCGATCTTCACCGCGATGCAGGGCCTGGTCGGGTTCCTCTCCGCGGGCGCCGCCGTGGTGCTGCTGTTCGGGCTGCGCTTCCTGGTCGGCTTCGCCGAAGCGCCGTCATTCCCGGCCAATGCCCGCATCGTCGCGGCCTGGTTCCCCGGCAATGAGCGCGGCACCGCATCGGCGTTCTTTAATTCCGGGCAGTATTTCGCGACCGTGATCTTCGCGCCGCTGATGGGCTGGATCGCGCACGAGTACGGCTGGCGCCACGTGTTCTACGTGATGGGCGGGCTCGGCATCATCATGGGCATCGCCTGGATCAAGACGATCTACGAGCCGAAGGACCACCCTGGGATCAACGAGGCCGAGTTCGACTACATCAAGCAGGGCGGCGCGCTGGTCGACATGGACGCGGCGAAGGCCGGCAAGACGCACGACAGCGGCCCCGGCTGGGACCATATCCGCCAGCTGCTCGCCAACCGCATGATGCTCGGCGTCTATATCGGCCAGTACTGCATCAACACGCTGACCTACTTCTTCCTGACCTGGTTCCCGGTCTACCTAGTGAAGGAACGCGGGCTCTCGATCCTGCAGGCCGGCTTCGTCGCGACATTGCCGGCGCTGTGCGGCTTCGTCGGCGGCGTGCTTGGCGGGGTGATCTCGGACTACCTGCTGCGCCGCACCGGCTCGCTGACCATGGCGCGCAAGATCCCGATCGTCGGCGGCATGCTGTTGTCGATGGTGATCGTCGCCTGCAACTACGTCGACAGCCAGGCGCTGGTGGTCGGCTTCATGGCGCTTGCCTTCTTCGGCAAGGGCATTGGCGCGCTCGGCTGGGCGGTCGTCTCCGACACCTCGCCGAAGGAAGCCGGCGGCATCTCCGGTGGGTTGTTCAACACCTTCGGCAATCTGTCCTCGATCACCACGCCGATCATCATCGGCTACATCCTCGCCGCCACCGGCTCGTTCAACGGCGCGCTGGTGTTCGTCGGCGCCAACGCGCTGGTCGCGGCGATCGCCTATCTGTTCATCGTCGGCGAGATCAAGCGGGTACAGTTGAAGGCGGCCTGA
- the kdgD gene encoding 5-dehydro-4-deoxyglucarate dehydratase translates to MSKMTPREMAARIGGGLLSFPVTPFKPDYSFDEATYRANMDWLCGYDVAGLFAAGGTGEFFSLTPAEVPHVVKIAVEETKGRVPVLAGTGYGTATAREIAVGAEKAGADGLLLLPPYLTHAEQDGLAAHVEAVCSSVKIGVIVYNRDNAILQPDTLARLCERCPNLVGYKDGIGDIELMTRVYTRLGDRLTYIGGLPTAETFALPYLDMGVTTYSSAVFNFVPEFATKFYAAVRRRDHQTIHAGLKDFILPLIAIRNRKKGYAVSIIKAGMKVIGRDSGPVRPPLTDLTEQEIAELAALVAKLPQAAAQQAAE, encoded by the coding sequence ATGAGCAAGATGACCCCTCGGGAGATGGCCGCGAGAATCGGTGGCGGCCTCCTGTCTTTTCCCGTGACCCCTTTCAAGCCGGACTATTCGTTCGACGAGGCGACCTATCGCGCCAACATGGACTGGCTGTGCGGCTATGACGTCGCCGGCCTGTTCGCCGCCGGGGGCACCGGCGAGTTCTTCTCGCTGACGCCGGCTGAAGTCCCCCATGTCGTGAAGATCGCGGTCGAAGAGACCAAGGGCCGCGTTCCCGTGCTGGCCGGCACCGGTTACGGCACCGCCACCGCGCGCGAGATCGCTGTTGGCGCCGAGAAGGCCGGCGCCGACGGCCTGCTGCTGCTGCCGCCCTATCTCACCCATGCCGAGCAGGACGGCCTCGCCGCCCATGTCGAGGCGGTGTGTTCGTCGGTGAAGATCGGAGTCATCGTCTACAACCGCGACAATGCGATCCTGCAGCCCGACACGCTGGCGCGCCTCTGCGAGCGCTGCCCGAACCTCGTCGGCTACAAGGATGGCATCGGCGACATCGAGCTGATGACCCGCGTCTACACCAGGCTCGGCGACCGCCTGACCTATATCGGCGGCCTGCCGACGGCAGAGACCTTTGCGCTGCCCTATCTCGACATGGGCGTGACCACCTATTCGTCGGCGGTGTTCAACTTCGTGCCGGAATTCGCGACCAAATTCTACGCCGCGGTGCGCCGGCGCGATCATCAGACCATCCATGCAGGCCTGAAGGATTTCATCCTGCCGCTGATCGCGATACGCAACCGCAAGAAGGGCTATGCCGTGTCGATCATCAAGGCCGGCATGAAGGTGATCGGCCGCGATTCGGGCCCGGTGCGGCCGCCGCTGACCGATCTCACCGAGCAGGAGATCGCCGAGCTCGCGGCACTGGTGGCGAAGCTGCCGCAGGCCGCCGCGCAGCAGGCAGCGGAATAG
- a CDS encoding LysR substrate-binding domain-containing protein: MFDLNQLRCFVTVAEELHFGRAAARLNMTQPPLSRQIQVLEHIIDAPLLERTSRSVRLTPAGRSFLPEARRILKLAESASQVARRIALGKTGSLKIGFTAAAAYGFLPELIAAARSRLPEVDFSLKEMVSGDQFEALTTGQIDAGLLRPPIARPEFASRRVVAEPLLAAIPKKHPLATADTVSIKDFDDQPFVMYSPYEARYFHDLLVSLFTRADVLPRYVQHLSQIHSILAMVRAGLGIAIVPEAAASLKIADVKLKPLKLRTPVPVELFMVWRRDHENQLLPALIEIATELAAPNLRGD, translated from the coding sequence ATGTTCGACCTGAACCAGCTCCGCTGTTTCGTCACGGTGGCCGAGGAATTGCACTTCGGCCGCGCCGCGGCGCGGCTCAACATGACGCAGCCGCCGCTCAGCCGGCAGATCCAGGTGCTCGAGCACATCATCGATGCGCCGCTGCTGGAGCGCACCAGCCGTTCGGTGCGGCTGACCCCGGCGGGGCGCAGTTTCCTGCCCGAGGCGCGGCGCATCCTGAAGCTGGCCGAGTCGGCCTCGCAGGTCGCCCGCCGCATCGCGCTCGGCAAAACAGGTTCGCTCAAGATCGGGTTCACGGCTGCGGCTGCCTATGGCTTCCTGCCCGAACTGATCGCAGCCGCCCGCTCCCGCCTGCCGGAGGTCGATTTTTCCCTGAAGGAGATGGTTTCCGGCGATCAGTTCGAGGCGCTCACCACCGGCCAGATCGATGCCGGCCTGCTGCGCCCGCCGATCGCGCGGCCGGAATTCGCCAGCCGGCGCGTCGTCGCCGAGCCGCTGCTCGCGGCGATCCCGAAGAAACATCCGCTGGCCACAGCCGACACCGTCAGCATCAAGGATTTCGACGACCAGCCCTTCGTGATGTATTCGCCCTATGAGGCACGCTACTTCCACGATCTCCTGGTGTCGCTGTTCACGCGCGCCGACGTGCTGCCGCGCTATGTGCAGCATCTCAGCCAGATCCATTCGATCCTCGCGATGGTGCGCGCCGGGCTCGGCATCGCGATCGTGCCGGAGGCCGCCGCCAGCCTGAAGATCGCGGACGTCAAGCTGAAGCCGCTGAAGCTGCGCACGCCGGTGCCGGTCGAGCTGTTCATGGTGTGGCGGCGCGATCACGAGAACCAGTTGCTGCCGGCCTTGATCGAGATCGCAACCGAACTCGCCGCCCCGAATCTGCGTGGCGATTGA
- a CDS encoding aldehyde dehydrogenase family protein, whose product MTAHQKNFIAGEWVDGTSITRDINPSNTADVVGEYAKADKAQTEKAIAAAKAAFPAWARSTPQERFDALTKISVEILARKEELGRLLAREEGKTLPEGIGEVARAGQIFAFFAGEALRLMGEKGASVRPGLDVEITREPVGVIGMITPWNFPIAIPAWKIAPALCYGNSVVFKPAELVPGSAHALSEIIARSGIPAGVFNLVVGSGSVVGQTLLEHPDVAAISFTGSVQTGRKIAQACVLSNPMKKFQLEMGGKNPLVVLDDADVKVAVEVAVNGAYFSTGQRCTASSRLIVTSGIHDRFVAAMTERMKGLAVDDALKSGVHVGPVVDQSQLDQDLRYIKIGQDEGARLHWGGELLNRETPGFYLQPALFTEATNKMRIAREEIFGPVACVIRAKDYEEALTISNDTEFGLASGICTTSLKYASHYKRNSEAGMVMVNLPTAGVDYHVPFGGRKGSSYGAREQGAYAREFYTTVKTAYTFPG is encoded by the coding sequence ATGACCGCCCACCAGAAGAACTTCATCGCCGGCGAATGGGTCGACGGAACAAGCATCACGCGGGACATCAACCCCTCCAACACGGCCGACGTGGTCGGCGAATACGCCAAGGCCGACAAGGCGCAGACCGAAAAGGCGATCGCCGCGGCGAAAGCCGCCTTCCCGGCCTGGGCGCGCTCGACGCCGCAGGAGCGCTTTGACGCGCTGACCAAAATCTCCGTCGAAATCCTCGCCCGCAAGGAAGAGCTCGGCCGCCTGCTGGCGCGCGAGGAAGGCAAGACGCTCCCCGAGGGCATCGGCGAGGTGGCGCGCGCCGGGCAGATCTTTGCGTTCTTCGCCGGCGAGGCGCTGCGGCTGATGGGCGAGAAGGGTGCATCGGTGCGCCCCGGTCTCGATGTCGAGATCACCCGCGAGCCGGTCGGCGTCATCGGCATGATCACGCCGTGGAATTTCCCGATCGCGATCCCGGCCTGGAAGATCGCGCCGGCGCTCTGCTACGGCAATTCGGTGGTGTTCAAGCCGGCCGAGCTGGTGCCGGGCTCCGCGCATGCGCTGTCCGAGATCATCGCCCGCTCCGGCATTCCGGCCGGCGTGTTCAACCTCGTGGTCGGCTCGGGCTCGGTGGTCGGGCAGACGCTGCTCGAGCATCCTGATGTGGCTGCGATCTCCTTCACCGGCTCGGTTCAGACCGGCCGCAAGATCGCGCAGGCATGCGTGCTCTCCAATCCGATGAAGAAATTCCAGCTCGAGATGGGCGGCAAGAACCCGCTGGTGGTGCTCGACGACGCCGACGTCAAGGTCGCGGTCGAAGTCGCCGTCAACGGCGCCTATTTCTCGACCGGCCAGCGCTGCACGGCATCTTCGCGCCTGATCGTCACATCAGGGATTCACGACCGCTTCGTCGCCGCGATGACCGAGCGCATGAAGGGGCTTGCGGTGGATGACGCGCTGAAGAGCGGCGTGCATGTCGGCCCTGTCGTCGACCAGAGCCAGCTCGACCAGGATCTCCGCTACATCAAGATCGGCCAGGACGAAGGCGCCCGCCTGCACTGGGGCGGCGAGCTGCTGAACCGCGAGACGCCCGGCTTCTATCTGCAGCCGGCATTGTTCACCGAAGCGACCAACAAGATGCGGATCGCCCGCGAGGAGATCTTCGGCCCCGTCGCCTGCGTGATCCGCGCCAAGGACTATGAGGAGGCGCTGACGATCTCCAACGACACCGAGTTCGGCCTCGCCTCGGGCATCTGCACCACGAGCCTGAAATACGCCTCGCACTACAAGCGCAACAGCGAGGCCGGCATGGTGATGGTCAATCTGCCGACCGCCGGCGTCGATTACCACGTGCCGTTCGGCGGCCGCAAAGGCTCGAGCTACGGCGCACGCGAACAGGGCGCCTATGCCCGCGAGTTCTACACCACGGTGAAAACGGCTTATACGTTCCCGGGGTGA
- the gudD gene encoding glucarate dehydratase: MIQDSIRTGFAGAPVVTAMEVIPVAGRDDMLLNLSGAHAPFFTRNLVVLTDNSGHTGVGEVPGGEKIRKTLEDARDLVIGQSIGACNNILASIRRTFADRDAGGRGKQTFDLRVTIHAVTAVESALLDLLGQHLNLPVAALLGEGQQRSSVETLGYLFFVGDRRKTNLPYVEGETGKPDWFNLRHQAAMTPEAIVRLAEATQAHYGFADFKLKGGVLTGEQEIEAVTAIAKRFPNARVTLDPNGAWSLDEAIRLCSNMHGVLAYAEDPCGAEAGFSGREIMAEFRRATGLPTATNMIATDWRQLSHALRLGAVDIPLADPHFWTMQGSVRVAQTCRDNGLTWGSHSNNHFDISLAMFTHVGAAAPGKVTAIDTHWIWQDGQALTRDPLQIKGGKIAIPDRPGLGIELDRAAIEAANALYKQHGLGARDDALAMQFLIPGWTFDDKRPCLVR; this comes from the coding sequence ATGATTCAAGATTCGATCCGCACCGGCTTTGCCGGCGCCCCCGTCGTCACGGCGATGGAGGTGATCCCGGTCGCCGGCCGCGACGACATGCTCCTCAATCTGAGCGGCGCACATGCGCCGTTCTTCACCCGCAACCTCGTCGTCCTCACCGACAACTCCGGCCATACCGGCGTCGGCGAGGTGCCGGGCGGCGAGAAGATCCGCAAGACGCTCGAGGATGCCCGCGACCTCGTCATCGGCCAGAGCATCGGCGCCTGCAACAACATCCTGGCGTCGATACGCCGCACCTTCGCCGACCGCGACGCCGGCGGCCGCGGCAAGCAGACCTTTGACCTGCGCGTCACCATCCATGCAGTGACCGCGGTGGAATCCGCGCTGCTCGATCTGCTCGGCCAGCATCTCAATCTCCCGGTCGCAGCCTTGCTCGGCGAAGGCCAGCAGCGCAGCAGCGTCGAGACGCTCGGCTATCTCTTCTTCGTCGGCGATCGCAGGAAGACCAACCTGCCTTACGTCGAAGGCGAGACCGGCAAGCCCGACTGGTTCAATCTGCGCCACCAGGCTGCGATGACGCCGGAGGCGATCGTCCGCCTCGCCGAGGCGACGCAGGCGCATTACGGCTTTGCCGATTTCAAGCTCAAGGGCGGCGTGCTCACGGGCGAACAAGAGATCGAGGCCGTCACCGCAATTGCAAAGCGCTTTCCGAACGCCCGCGTCACGCTCGATCCGAACGGCGCCTGGTCGCTCGATGAGGCGATCCGGCTTTGCAGCAACATGCATGGCGTGCTCGCCTATGCCGAGGATCCTTGCGGCGCGGAGGCCGGCTTCTCCGGCCGCGAGATCATGGCCGAGTTCCGCCGCGCCACCGGGCTGCCGACCGCAACCAACATGATCGCGACCGACTGGCGCCAGCTCTCCCACGCGCTGCGGCTCGGGGCGGTCGACATTCCGCTCGCCGACCCGCATTTCTGGACCATGCAGGGCTCGGTGCGGGTGGCGCAGACCTGCCGCGACAACGGCCTGACCTGGGGCTCGCACTCCAACAACCATTTCGACATTTCGCTGGCGATGTTCACCCATGTCGGCGCCGCCGCGCCCGGCAAGGTGACCGCGATCGACACCCACTGGATCTGGCAGGACGGCCAGGCGTTGACCAGGGACCCGCTGCAGATCAAGGGCGGCAAGATCGCGATCCCGGACCGTCCCGGCCTCGGCATCGAGCTCGATCGCGCTGCCATCGAGGCGGCGAACGCGCTATACAAGCAGCATGGCCTCGGCGCCCGCGACGATGCGCTGGCCATGCAGTTCCTGATTCCCGGCTGGACATTCGACGACAAGCGTCCCTGCCTCGTGCGCTAA